One Streptomyces fagopyri DNA window includes the following coding sequences:
- a CDS encoding 6-phosphofructokinase, with protein MRIGVLTSGGDCPGLNAVIRSVVHRAVVDHGDEVIGFRDGWKGLLECDYLKLDLDAVSGILARGGTMLGSSRVQPAHLRDGVERARGHVEELGLDAIIPIGGEGTLKAARLLSDSGLPIVGVPKTIDNDIAVTDVTFGFDTAVGVATEALDRLKTTAESHQRVLIVEVMGRHTGWIALHSGMAAGAHAIVVPERPFDIEELAAKVGERFEAGKRFAIVVAAEGAKPRAGTMAFDEGVKDVYGHERFAGIARQLSLELEERLGKEARPVILGHVQRGGTPTAYDRVLATRFGWHAVEAVHRGEFGMMTALRGTDIVMVSLAEAVETLKTVPEERYAEAECVL; from the coding sequence ATGCGCATTGGTGTCCTCACGTCCGGCGGCGACTGCCCCGGCCTGAACGCGGTCATCCGGTCCGTCGTGCACCGTGCCGTCGTCGACCACGGCGACGAGGTCATCGGCTTCCGGGACGGCTGGAAGGGTCTTCTGGAGTGCGACTACCTGAAGCTCGACCTCGACGCGGTGAGCGGCATCCTGGCCCGCGGCGGCACGATGCTCGGCTCCTCCCGGGTCCAGCCCGCGCATCTGCGTGACGGTGTGGAGCGGGCCAGGGGACATGTCGAGGAGCTCGGCCTCGACGCGATCATCCCGATCGGCGGCGAGGGCACCCTGAAGGCGGCCCGGCTGCTCTCGGACAGCGGTCTGCCGATCGTCGGCGTGCCGAAGACCATCGACAACGACATCGCCGTCACGGACGTGACCTTCGGCTTCGACACGGCCGTCGGCGTCGCGACCGAGGCCCTGGACCGGCTGAAGACCACCGCCGAGTCCCACCAGCGGGTGCTGATCGTGGAGGTCATGGGCCGCCACACCGGCTGGATCGCGCTGCACTCCGGCATGGCGGCCGGCGCCCACGCCATCGTCGTACCGGAACGCCCCTTCGACATCGAGGAGCTGGCGGCCAAGGTGGGCGAGCGCTTCGAGGCGGGCAAGCGGTTCGCGATCGTCGTGGCCGCCGAGGGCGCCAAGCCGCGCGCGGGCACGATGGCCTTCGACGAGGGCGTGAAGGACGTCTACGGGCACGAGCGGTTCGCCGGCATCGCCCGGCAGCTCTCCCTCGAACTGGAGGAACGCCTCGGCAAGGAGGCGCGTCCGGTGATCCTCGGACACGTTCAGCGCGGCGGCACACCGACCGCGTACGACCGGGTGCTCGCGACGCGGTTCGGCTGGCACGCCGTGGAGGCCGTGCACCGGGGCGAGTTCGGCATGATGACCGCGCTGCGCGGGACCGACATCGTGATGGTGTCCCTCGCGGAGGCGGTGGAGACGCTGAAGACGGTGCCCGAGGAGCGGTACGCCGAAGCGGAGTGCGTGCTCTGA
- a CDS encoding cytochrome c oxidase assembly protein — MEHSGHGMTMDLPPFTLGRGLAWSADPFFLVACLVGLGLYGWGVVRLARRGDAWSAGRTVSFVVGVLTVMLMMCTSLNDYGMVMFSVHMVQHMVISMLSPILILLGAPITLALRALPVAARRGTKGPRELLLMFLHSRFMRIITHPAFTIPLFIASLYALYFSPIFDFLMGSGTGHTVMMCHFLAVGLVFFWPIMGVDPGPHRPGYLLRMLELFAGMPFHAFFGIALMMASTPMVETYKNPPASLAIDALTDQNAAGGIAWAFSEIPSVLVLLALLFQWYGSEQRQARRTDRAADRDGDKELEAYNAYLASLDARSH; from the coding sequence ATGGAACACAGCGGGCACGGCATGACCATGGATCTGCCGCCGTTCACGCTGGGGAGGGGGCTCGCGTGGTCCGCGGACCCGTTCTTCCTCGTCGCCTGTCTGGTGGGGCTCGGGCTGTACGGCTGGGGGGTCGTGCGGCTCGCCCGTCGCGGCGACGCGTGGTCGGCGGGACGGACCGTCTCGTTCGTCGTCGGCGTGCTGACCGTGATGCTGATGATGTGCACGAGTCTGAACGACTACGGCATGGTCATGTTCAGCGTGCACATGGTGCAGCACATGGTGATCAGCATGCTGTCGCCCATCCTCATCCTGCTCGGGGCACCGATCACGCTCGCGCTGCGGGCCCTTCCGGTCGCCGCCAGACGGGGCACCAAGGGACCCCGTGAACTGCTGCTGATGTTCCTGCACAGCCGCTTCATGCGGATCATCACGCACCCCGCGTTCACGATCCCGCTGTTCATCGCGAGCCTGTACGCCCTGTACTTCTCCCCCATCTTCGACTTCCTGATGGGATCGGGGACGGGGCACACCGTGATGATGTGCCACTTCCTCGCCGTCGGCCTGGTCTTCTTCTGGCCGATCATGGGCGTCGACCCCGGACCGCACCGGCCGGGCTATCTGCTGCGGATGCTGGAACTGTTCGCCGGGATGCCGTTCCACGCGTTCTTCGGCATCGCGCTGATGATGGCGTCCACCCCCATGGTCGAGACGTACAAGAACCCGCCCGCCTCGCTCGCCATCGACGCGCTCACCGACCAGAACGCGGCGGGCGGCATCGCCTGGGCGTTCAGCGAGATCCCCTCCGTCCTCGTGCTGCTCGCGCTGCTGTTCCAGTGGTACGGCTCCGAGCAGCGGCAGGCCCGCCGCACGGACCGGGCGGCGGACCGCGACGGCGACAAGGAACTCGAGGCGTACAACGCCTACCTGGCCTCGCTCGACGCCCGCAGCCACTGA
- a CDS encoding type 1 glutamine amidotransferase translates to MSDNSLRLVWIYPDLLSTYGDQGNALVVERRARQRGLDVARLDVRSDQPIPTSGDIYLIGGGEDRPQRLAAERLRRDGGLHRAVGNGAIVFSVCAGYQILGHEFINDLGQREPGLGLLDVVSTRGEGERCVGDVLGDIDPRLGLPQLTGFENHQGVTHLGPTARPFAQVRLGKGNGTGDGTEGAYNDTVFGTYMHGPVLARNPQIADLLLKLALDVNALPPIDDRWYEALRGERIASAQQPA, encoded by the coding sequence ATGAGTGACAACAGCCTGCGTCTGGTGTGGATCTACCCGGACCTGCTGAGCACCTACGGTGACCAGGGCAACGCGCTCGTCGTGGAGCGCCGGGCCCGCCAGCGCGGACTCGACGTCGCCCGTCTCGACGTGCGCAGCGACCAGCCGATCCCCACCTCCGGCGACATCTATCTGATCGGCGGCGGCGAGGACCGGCCGCAGCGCCTCGCCGCGGAGCGGCTGCGCCGCGACGGGGGCCTGCACCGCGCGGTCGGCAACGGCGCGATCGTCTTCTCGGTGTGCGCCGGCTACCAGATCCTCGGCCACGAGTTCATCAACGACCTGGGGCAGCGCGAGCCGGGCCTCGGCCTGCTCGACGTGGTCTCGACCCGCGGCGAGGGCGAGCGGTGCGTCGGTGACGTGCTCGGGGACATCGACCCGCGCCTGGGCCTGCCGCAGCTGACCGGTTTCGAGAACCACCAGGGCGTCACCCACCTCGGCCCCACCGCGCGCCCGTTCGCGCAGGTGCGGCTCGGCAAGGGCAACGGCACGGGCGACGGCACCGAGGGCGCGTACAACGACACGGTCTTCGGTACGTACATGCACGGTCCCGTGCTCGCCCGCAACCCGCAGATCGCCGACCTGCTGCTGAAGCTGGCACTCGACGTGAACGCGCTGCCTCCGATCGACGACAGGTGGTACGAGGCGCTCCGGGGCGAGCGCATCGCCTCCGCCCAGCAGCCGGCCTGA
- a CDS encoding MurT ligase domain-containing protein: protein MSGNSDPLSPRAKLAVTAGKAAAAVSRAAGRGSGSVIGGRVALKLDPDLLARLATHLDVILVSATNGKTTTTRLIAEALGAAGPVVSNALGANMPAGITSALAGGSDAKFAVIEVDEKYLSGVARDTDPKCIALLNLSRDQLDRAAETRMMAEHWREGLAGSKAVVVANADDPLVVWAASSSPNVMWVAAGQMWKDDAWSCPSCGGVMQRPGDDWFCGDCGFRRPTPTWALSGDHVLDPHGSAWPIHLQLPGRANKANAASSAAVAAVFGVPPQVALERMYQVQAVAGRYDVVQFMQRDLRLLLAKNPAGWLETFSLIDPPPTPVILSVNARGADGTDTSWLWDVDYTRLTGHPIFVLGDRKLDLAVRLEVANQSFQVCETLDQAVQLAPPGRIEVIANYTAFQDLRRRVGN from the coding sequence ATGTCAGGCAACTCGGACCCGCTGTCGCCGCGGGCCAAGCTGGCCGTGACGGCGGGCAAGGCGGCGGCTGCCGTCTCGCGGGCCGCCGGACGCGGCAGCGGATCGGTGATCGGCGGCCGGGTGGCTCTCAAGCTCGATCCCGACCTGCTGGCACGGCTCGCCACCCACCTGGACGTGATCCTGGTGTCGGCGACCAACGGCAAGACCACGACGACCCGGCTGATCGCGGAGGCGCTCGGCGCCGCCGGACCGGTCGTGTCCAACGCGCTCGGCGCCAACATGCCCGCGGGCATCACCTCGGCGCTGGCCGGTGGCTCGGACGCGAAGTTCGCGGTCATCGAGGTCGACGAGAAGTACCTCTCCGGTGTGGCGCGCGACACCGACCCGAAGTGCATCGCGCTGCTCAACCTCTCCCGCGACCAGCTCGACCGGGCCGCCGAGACCCGGATGATGGCCGAGCACTGGCGCGAGGGGCTGGCCGGCTCCAAGGCCGTCGTGGTCGCCAACGCCGACGACCCCCTGGTCGTGTGGGCCGCGTCCTCCTCCCCGAACGTCATGTGGGTGGCGGCCGGACAGATGTGGAAGGACGACGCCTGGTCCTGCCCGTCCTGCGGCGGTGTGATGCAGCGCCCCGGCGACGACTGGTTCTGCGGGGACTGCGGATTCCGCCGTCCGACGCCGACCTGGGCGCTCTCCGGCGACCACGTCCTCGACCCGCACGGCTCCGCCTGGCCGATCCACCTCCAGCTGCCCGGCCGCGCCAACAAGGCGAACGCCGCCTCGTCGGCCGCCGTCGCCGCCGTCTTCGGAGTGCCCCCGCAGGTCGCCCTGGAACGCATGTACCAGGTGCAGGCGGTGGCCGGACGCTACGACGTGGTGCAGTTCATGCAGCGCGACCTGCGTCTGCTGCTCGCCAAGAACCCCGCGGGCTGGCTGGAGACGTTCTCCCTCATCGACCCGCCGCCCACCCCGGTCATCCTGTCCGTGAACGCGCGGGGCGCCGACGGCACCGACACCTCCTGGCTGTGGGACGTCGACTACACCCGGCTGACCGGGCACCCGATCTTCGTCCTCGGCGATCGAAAGCTCGACCTCGCGGTGCGCCTCGAGGTCGCGAACCAGTCCTTCCAGGTCTGCGAGACCCTCGACCAGGCCGTGCAGCTCGCACCGCCCGGCCGTATCGAGGTCATCGCGAACTACACCGCGTTCCAGGATTTGAGGCGTCGTGTCGGCAACTGA
- a CDS encoding sensor histidine kinase codes for MSGFLAGLCVAVLPLLAAGFWLGRRTARPENLGGLGTPVEHATFETLHTASLAAPPLRAGLTGETARRSARRLRTLLGTDALCLTDQDTVLAWDGIGEHHRTEIMDRLGGPLESGRGEAFRLRCDEPDCVLRWAVVAPLTVDDRVHGALVACAPRESAVLVRAAGEVARWVSVQLELADLDRSRTRLIEAEIKALRAQISPHFIFNSLAVIASFVRTDPERARELLLEFADFTRYSFRRHGDFTTLADELHAIDHYLALVRARFGDRLSVTLQIAPEVLPVALPFLCLQPLVENAVKHGLEGKADKSNKSHISITAQDAGAEALVVIEDNGTGMDPERLRRILTGEVSPSDGIGLSNVDDRLRQVYGDDYGLVIETAVGAGMRITARLPKYQPGVHSAGRLPRQ; via the coding sequence ATGAGCGGATTCCTGGCCGGGCTGTGCGTGGCCGTCCTCCCCCTGCTCGCCGCCGGGTTCTGGCTCGGCAGGCGGACGGCGCGGCCCGAGAACCTCGGCGGCCTCGGCACGCCCGTCGAGCACGCCACCTTCGAGACCCTGCACACCGCGTCGCTCGCCGCGCCCCCGCTGCGCGCGGGCCTCACCGGCGAGACCGCCCGCAGGTCGGCGCGCCGGCTGCGCACCCTGCTGGGCACCGACGCGCTCTGCCTCACCGACCAGGACACCGTCCTGGCCTGGGACGGCATCGGGGAGCACCATCGCACCGAGATCATGGACCGGCTCGGCGGACCGCTGGAGAGCGGCCGGGGCGAGGCCTTCCGGCTGCGGTGCGACGAGCCGGACTGCGTACTGCGCTGGGCCGTGGTCGCGCCGCTCACCGTCGACGACCGGGTGCACGGAGCGCTCGTGGCCTGCGCGCCCCGCGAGTCCGCCGTGCTCGTCCGGGCCGCGGGAGAGGTGGCCCGCTGGGTCTCGGTGCAACTGGAACTCGCCGACCTCGACCGATCCCGTACCCGCCTGATCGAGGCCGAGATCAAGGCCCTGCGCGCCCAGATCTCCCCGCACTTCATCTTCAACTCGCTCGCGGTGATCGCCTCGTTCGTCCGCACCGACCCGGAGCGCGCCCGCGAACTGCTGCTGGAGTTCGCGGACTTCACCCGCTACTCGTTCCGCAGGCATGGTGACTTCACCACCCTCGCCGACGAACTGCACGCCATCGACCACTACCTGGCACTCGTACGGGCCCGGTTCGGCGACCGGCTCTCGGTCACCCTGCAGATCGCGCCCGAGGTGCTGCCGGTGGCGCTGCCCTTCCTCTGTCTCCAGCCCTTGGTGGAGAACGCCGTCAAACACGGACTGGAGGGCAAGGCCGACAAGTCGAACAAGAGCCACATCAGCATCACCGCGCAGGACGCGGGCGCCGAGGCGCTGGTCGTCATCGAGGACAACGGCACCGGCATGGACCCCGAACGGCTGCGCCGCATCCTCACCGGTGAGGTCAGCCCCTCGGACGGCATCGGTCTGTCCAATGTCGACGACCGGCTGCGCCAGGTCTACGGGGACGACTACGGCCTCGTCATCGAGACCGCGGTCGGGGCCGGCATGAGGATCACCGCCCGGCTGCCCAAGTACCAACCGGGCGTGCACTCGGCGGGACGGCTGCCCCGGCAGTGA